One part of the Kryptolebias marmoratus isolate JLee-2015 linkage group LG2, ASM164957v2, whole genome shotgun sequence genome encodes these proteins:
- the LOC108247886 gene encoding oocyte zinc finger protein XlCOF6 produces MEARFGREVASEVEVAFRSTVSVCRDAWAKEAPNSDWAEQEEVQLGQIQEIERSLVARIRALFSELCEENEALRAKVEQLEDVLRRKAGQLEQELEARVGQLGRDMEQLEKELKTISEGGSKTQEEAADPPQEEDWSAAGEQMLSVSSSQTVIKPDEDPAPTSPPAAAGSTGADPGSPTSFVTVSAAAAAPMVFIGTIPSASTVLVVGANEVVTQTTVSSLHVPETATLDLKPPTSPESAPQGAPSPDSSSVGGPDYVQKKMLQQSFQEGPSGTTRRTRGGSDQTEAVSSDSPSEEKPVKLDDVPGRSLRRTASQTGKRFFCELCDTGFHWKGDLKKHMKVHKKPFPCEQCSRSFLEKKSLENHLLRHESMKAPLPFPCVQCKRSFKKEQSLQNHLKRHQGSKPPKPFACDQCGKTFRVQQSLENHLLRHEKWKQLFQCQFCDKTCKTSVQLRCHMAVHSEERPFSCATCGKEFKSKDTLRFHQMVHTNAKKYKCTLCEESFKYAHSLTVHKRKHTGDTPFTCDVCNRAYRTGTALKRHKVIHTGEKPFTCHICGARFNLNNNLKRHLRIHTGEKPFTCQDCGKSFSDNNKLKSHMLIHGARKPFMCDLCGKTFLFNCRLQIHQKYVHADKSQDSEGLFQSRRHNKSLVKPFSCKICLKGFSAACSLKLHEKGHSEHKEFQCGICGKAFHNKYSFSYHQRSHSGEKPFVCDVCGKRFFHAASLKQHERIHTGEKPYKCDQCGKAFRTDGNFYRHVRIHTGEKPFECVYCQKKFHQSNQLKSHLQIHTGQKLYSCQQCGRGFSDSRQFKKHSCDGS; encoded by the exons atggaGGCGCGCTTCGGCAGAGAAGTAGCGTCTGAGGTGGAAGTCGCCTTCCGATCCACCGTGTCTGTTTGCAGGGATGCTTGGGCGAAAGAGGCGCCAAACTCGGACTGGgcagagcaggaggaggtgcAGCTCGGACAGATCCAGGAGATAGAGAGGTCCCTGGTGGCTCGGATCCGAGCCCTGTTCTCGGAGCTGTGCGAGGAGAACGAGGCTCTGCGGGCCAAagtggagcagctggaggacgTCCTGCGGAGGAAAGCCGGGCAGCtggagcaggagctggaggccaGGGTGGGTCAGCTGGGCAGGGACAtggagcagctggagaaggagctgaagacCATCAGTGAGGGGGGCAGTAAGACCCAGGAGGAGGCTGCAGACCCCCCTCAGGAGGAGGACTGGTCAGCAGCAG GGGAACAAATGCTGTCGGTCTCCAGCAGTCAGACAGTCATTAAACCTGACGAGGACCCCGCCCCGACCTCGCCTCCAGCCGCAGCAGGAAGCACCGGGGCCGACCCCGGATCCCCGACTTCCTTTGTGACGGTCTCTGCGGCCGCGGCTGCTCCGATGGTCTTCATCGGCACGATCCCCTCCGCCTCCACGGTGCTGGTGGTGGGCGCCAACGAAGTCGTCACTCAGACCACCGTGTCTTCGTTACACGTCCCTGAAACTGCGACGCTCGACCTGAAACCTCCAACGTCCCCTGAGTCTGCACCTCAGGGCGCCCCCAGTCCGGACTCCAGCAGCGTCGGTGGTCCCGACTACGTACAGAAGAAG atgttacagCAGTCCTTCCAGGAGGGACCCTCGGGGACAACAAGGCGTACGAGAGGAGGAAGTGATCAAACTGAAGCAG tttctTCGGACAGCCCCTCAGAGGAGAAACCTGTGAAGCTGGATGACGTTCCGGGGAGAAGTCTCAGAAGAACGGCGTCGCAGACGGGGAAGCGGTTCTTCTGCGAGCTCTGCGACACCGGCTTTCACTGGAAAGGGGATCTGAAGAAACACATGAAGGTCCACAAAAAGCCTTTTCCGTGTGAGCAGTGCAGCCGAAGTTTCCTGGAGAAGAAGTCTCTTGAAAATCACCTTCTGCGTCACGAGTCGATGAAAGCCCCGCTGCCCTTCCCGTGTGTTCAGTGTAAGAGGTCCTTCAAGAAGGAGCAGTCGCTTCAGAACCACCTCAAACGCCACCAGGGCTCCAAACCACCGAAGCCGTTCGCCTGCGACCAGTGTGGGAAAACATTCAGGGTCCAGCAGTCCCTGGAAAACCACCTCCTGCGCCACGAGAAGTGGAAGCAGCTGTTTCAGTGTCAGTTCTGCGACAAGACGTGCAAGACGTCCGTCCAGCTGAGGTGTCACATGGCCGTGCACTCGGAGGAGCGGCCGTTCAGCTGCGCCACCTGCGGGAAGGAGTTCAAGAGCAAAGACACCCTGCGCTTCCACCAGATGGTCCACACGAACGCCAAGAAGTACAAGTGCACCCTGTGTGAGGAGTCCTTCAAGTACGCCCACTCGCTGACCGTGCACAAGAGGAAGCACACGGGCGACACGCCGTTCACCTGCGACGTGTGCAACCGGGCGTACCGGACCGGCACCGCTCTGAAGAGACACAAAGTGATCCACACAGGGGAGAAGCCTTTCACGTGTCACATATGTGGCGCTAGGTTCAACCTGAACAACAACCTGAAGAGGCACCTCCGCATTCACACGGGGGAGAAGCCGTTCACCTGCCAGGACTGCGGCAAGAGCTTCTCCGACAACAACAAGCTGAAGTCCCACATGCTGATCCACGGCGCCAGGAAGCCCTTCATGTGCGACCTCTGCGGGAAGACCTTCCTCTTCAACTGCCGGCTGCAGATCCATCAGAAGTACGTGCACGCTGACAAGTCTCAGGATTCGGAGGGTTTGTTCCAGAGCAGACGGCACAACAAGTCGCTGGTTAAACCGTTCAGCTGCAAAATCTGCCTGAAGGGTTTCAGCGCCGCGTGTTCCCTCAAGCTCCACGAAAAAGGTCACAGCGAACACAAGGAGTTCCAGTGTGGCATCTGCGGCAAGGCCTTCCACAACAAGTACTCCTTTAGCTACCACCAGCGCAGCCACTCGGGGGAGAAGCCGTTCGTCTGCGACGTGTGCGGAAAGAGGTTCTTCCACGCCGCGAGCCTGAAGCAGCACGAGCGCATTCACACCGGCGAGAAACCGTACAAGTGCGACCAGTGCGGCAAGGCCTTCAGAACGGACGGAAACTTCTACAGGCACGTGCGAATCCACACCGGCGAGAAGCCTTTCGAGTGCGTGTACTGTCAGAAGAAGTTCCACCAGTCCAACCAGCTGAAGTCCCACCTGCAGATTCACACGGGCCAGAAGCTCTACTCGTGTCAGCAGTGCGGGCGCGGCTTCTCCGACTCGCGGCAGTTCAAGAAGCACAGCTGTGACGGCTCATAA
- the LOC119616684 gene encoding oocyte zinc finger protein XlCOF6-like isoform X1, which produces MLEGSVFYSEVKSIIETLIEAAVDVVGGSDEETAKKKLTVGREFLQPDFDSMVDLLAREATRKIGGVFSQLRSPLLAENSSLRSRVGRLQSELKAATEALEKSKLWRENVLSGCPVLLRESGLICALKPIGKLTMKTNRTSEGDDGPTPAAEQEEGEEIHLLTSAGLTAEHSGGETMKEVTSSPPDGRDLVEDFATTNTSVVRTKGRQFVCEVCEKSFTRQFHLTKHMSAHQERSPFACDQCPRKFRNAETFELHLLRHEEKKYAAFRCQLCQKTFKTKTCLKTHGLVHTDTRPFNCSACGKAFKTKHNLQAHRLVHRAEKVHRCADCGESFRHAIGLQCHRSVHTGEHPFTCLACGKTFTGRRLLRTHMAVHRGKTFTCETCGAGFTLRQNLRRHVRIHTGETPFACKVCGKRFMQDNKLKAHMLCHGASKAFMCDLCGKTFLYNCQLKKHQKVTHDEKRAFRSRTRGRGDRRVIYRRDKTIVDVTPFSCGSCHKGFDSAASLKRHELIHTGDLKHTCSQCGRSFFYKATYEYHLRIHSGERPFACDVCGERFIIRQALVSHRLQHSGEKPHKCEECGKDFRIYTNYLRHLRIHTGEKPYECEVCGVRFRQLGHVKLHMQVHTGERPHSCSSCGLGFSDSRLLRRHKCSQKYDKTTGSVLKEA; this is translated from the exons ATGTTGGAAGGCTCCGTGTTTTACTCGGAAGTAAAGTCCATCATAGAGACGCTCATAGAGGCTGCGGTCGATGTGGTCGGAGGTTCGGACGAAGAAACGGCCAAAAAGAAGCTAACGGTTGGGCGCGAG TTTTTGCAGCCAGATTTTGACAGCATGGTGGATTTGTTGGCCCGGGAGGCGACCAGAAAGATCGGCGGCGTTTTCTCTCAGCTGCGTTCGCCGCTGCTCGCTGAAAACTCCTCCCTGAGGAGCCGGGTGGGACGGCTGCAGAGCGAGCTGAAGGCCGCCACAGAGGCTCTGGAAAAGTCCAAACTGTGGAGGGAGAACGTCCTGAGCGGCTGCCCGGTGCTGCTCCGGGAGAGCGGCCTGATCTGCGCCCTGAAGCCGATCGGGAAGCTAACGATGAAAACGAACCGAACGTCGGAGGGAGACGACGGACCGACACCTGCTGCTGAGCAGGAGGAAGGTGAGGAGATCCACCTGCTGACCTCCGCTGGTCTCACTGCAGAGCATTCAG GCGGAGAGACGATGAAGGAAGTGACCTCATCTCCACCAGATGGACGAG ACCTGGTGGAGGATTTTGCCACCACGAACACCTCTGTGGTCAGAACCAAAGGAAGACAGTTTGTCTGTGAGGTTTGTGAGAAGAGTTTCACCCGCCAGTTCCACCTGACGAAGCACATGAGCGCCCACCAAGAACGGAGCCCGTTTGCCTGCGACCAGTGCCCCCGGAAATTCAGGAACGCCGAGACCTTTGAGCTGCACCTGCTGCGGCACGAGGAGAAGAAATACGCCGCCTTCCGGTGCCAGCTCTGCCAGAAGACTTTCAAAACTAAAACGTGCCTGAAGACCCACGGGCTTGTGCACACGGACACGCGGCCGTTCAACTGCTCCGCCTGCGGCAAGGCCTTCAAGACCAAACACAACCTGCAGGCTCACCGGCTCGTGCACCGGGCCGAGAAGGTGCACAGATGCGCCGACTGCGGGGAGAGTTTCAGGCACGCCATCGGCCTGCAGTGCCACCGGAGCGTCCACACCGGAGAGCATCCCTTCACCTGCTTGGCGTGTGGGAAAACCTTCACAGGGAGGCGATTGCTCCGGACCCACATGGCCGTCCACAGAGGGAAAACGTTCACCTGTGAGACGTGTGGAGCAGGCTTCACCCTCCGGCAGAACCTGAGGAGACACGTCCGCATTCACACGGGGGAAACACCTTTCGCCTGTAAGGTCTGCGGGAAGCGCTTCATGCAGGACAACAAGCTGAAGGCTCACATGCTTTGTCACGGAGCGTCGAAGGCCTTCATGTGCGACCTCTGCGGAAAAACCTTTCTGTACAACTGCCAGCTGAAGAAACACCAGAAGGTAACTCACGACGAGAAGCGGGCTTTTAGGAGTCGAACTCGAGGGCGAGGCGACCGCAGAGTCATTTACAGACGGGACAAAACGATAGTCGACGTGACGCCGTTCAGCTGCGGCAGCTGCCACAAAGGCTTCGACTCGGCAGCTTCACTGAAGAGACACGAGTTGATCCACACAGGTGACCTGAAGCACACCTGCAGCCAGTGTGGCAGGTCCTTCTTCTACAAAGCCACCTACGAATACCACCTCCGGATCCATTCTGGAGAGAGGCCGTTTGCTTGTGACGTCTGCGGGGAAAGGTTTATCATCCGTCAGGCGCTCGTGTCCCACAGACTGCAGCACTCCGGAGAAAAGCCGCACAAGTGCGAGGAGTGCGGCAAGGACTTCAGGATCTACACCAACTACCTCCGACACCTGCGGATCCACACGGGGGAGAAGCCGTACGAGTGCGAGGTCTGCGGCGTTCGCTTCCGGCAGCTGGGACACGTGAAGCTCCACATGCAGGTCCACACGGGGGAGCGGCCGcactcctgcagcagctgcggACTCGGCTTCTCGGACTCCAGGCTGCTCAGGAGGCATAAATGCAGCCAGAAGTATGACAAGACGACGGGCAGCGTGCTCAAGGAAGCTTGA
- the LOC119616684 gene encoding oocyte zinc finger protein XlCOF6-like isoform X2 produces MLEGSVFYSEVKSIIETLIEAAVDVVGGSDEETAKKKLTVGREFLQPDFDSMVDLLAREATRKIGGVFSQLRSPLLAENSSLRSRVGRLQSELKAATEALEKSKLWRENVLSGCPVLLRESGLICALKPIGKLTMKTNRTSEGDDGPTPAAEQEEGGETMKEVTSSPPDGRDLVEDFATTNTSVVRTKGRQFVCEVCEKSFTRQFHLTKHMSAHQERSPFACDQCPRKFRNAETFELHLLRHEEKKYAAFRCQLCQKTFKTKTCLKTHGLVHTDTRPFNCSACGKAFKTKHNLQAHRLVHRAEKVHRCADCGESFRHAIGLQCHRSVHTGEHPFTCLACGKTFTGRRLLRTHMAVHRGKTFTCETCGAGFTLRQNLRRHVRIHTGETPFACKVCGKRFMQDNKLKAHMLCHGASKAFMCDLCGKTFLYNCQLKKHQKVTHDEKRAFRSRTRGRGDRRVIYRRDKTIVDVTPFSCGSCHKGFDSAASLKRHELIHTGDLKHTCSQCGRSFFYKATYEYHLRIHSGERPFACDVCGERFIIRQALVSHRLQHSGEKPHKCEECGKDFRIYTNYLRHLRIHTGEKPYECEVCGVRFRQLGHVKLHMQVHTGERPHSCSSCGLGFSDSRLLRRHKCSQKYDKTTGSVLKEA; encoded by the exons ATGTTGGAAGGCTCCGTGTTTTACTCGGAAGTAAAGTCCATCATAGAGACGCTCATAGAGGCTGCGGTCGATGTGGTCGGAGGTTCGGACGAAGAAACGGCCAAAAAGAAGCTAACGGTTGGGCGCGAG TTTTTGCAGCCAGATTTTGACAGCATGGTGGATTTGTTGGCCCGGGAGGCGACCAGAAAGATCGGCGGCGTTTTCTCTCAGCTGCGTTCGCCGCTGCTCGCTGAAAACTCCTCCCTGAGGAGCCGGGTGGGACGGCTGCAGAGCGAGCTGAAGGCCGCCACAGAGGCTCTGGAAAAGTCCAAACTGTGGAGGGAGAACGTCCTGAGCGGCTGCCCGGTGCTGCTCCGGGAGAGCGGCCTGATCTGCGCCCTGAAGCCGATCGGGAAGCTAACGATGAAAACGAACCGAACGTCGGAGGGAGACGACGGACCGACACCTGCTGCTGAGCAGGAGGAAG GCGGAGAGACGATGAAGGAAGTGACCTCATCTCCACCAGATGGACGAG ACCTGGTGGAGGATTTTGCCACCACGAACACCTCTGTGGTCAGAACCAAAGGAAGACAGTTTGTCTGTGAGGTTTGTGAGAAGAGTTTCACCCGCCAGTTCCACCTGACGAAGCACATGAGCGCCCACCAAGAACGGAGCCCGTTTGCCTGCGACCAGTGCCCCCGGAAATTCAGGAACGCCGAGACCTTTGAGCTGCACCTGCTGCGGCACGAGGAGAAGAAATACGCCGCCTTCCGGTGCCAGCTCTGCCAGAAGACTTTCAAAACTAAAACGTGCCTGAAGACCCACGGGCTTGTGCACACGGACACGCGGCCGTTCAACTGCTCCGCCTGCGGCAAGGCCTTCAAGACCAAACACAACCTGCAGGCTCACCGGCTCGTGCACCGGGCCGAGAAGGTGCACAGATGCGCCGACTGCGGGGAGAGTTTCAGGCACGCCATCGGCCTGCAGTGCCACCGGAGCGTCCACACCGGAGAGCATCCCTTCACCTGCTTGGCGTGTGGGAAAACCTTCACAGGGAGGCGATTGCTCCGGACCCACATGGCCGTCCACAGAGGGAAAACGTTCACCTGTGAGACGTGTGGAGCAGGCTTCACCCTCCGGCAGAACCTGAGGAGACACGTCCGCATTCACACGGGGGAAACACCTTTCGCCTGTAAGGTCTGCGGGAAGCGCTTCATGCAGGACAACAAGCTGAAGGCTCACATGCTTTGTCACGGAGCGTCGAAGGCCTTCATGTGCGACCTCTGCGGAAAAACCTTTCTGTACAACTGCCAGCTGAAGAAACACCAGAAGGTAACTCACGACGAGAAGCGGGCTTTTAGGAGTCGAACTCGAGGGCGAGGCGACCGCAGAGTCATTTACAGACGGGACAAAACGATAGTCGACGTGACGCCGTTCAGCTGCGGCAGCTGCCACAAAGGCTTCGACTCGGCAGCTTCACTGAAGAGACACGAGTTGATCCACACAGGTGACCTGAAGCACACCTGCAGCCAGTGTGGCAGGTCCTTCTTCTACAAAGCCACCTACGAATACCACCTCCGGATCCATTCTGGAGAGAGGCCGTTTGCTTGTGACGTCTGCGGGGAAAGGTTTATCATCCGTCAGGCGCTCGTGTCCCACAGACTGCAGCACTCCGGAGAAAAGCCGCACAAGTGCGAGGAGTGCGGCAAGGACTTCAGGATCTACACCAACTACCTCCGACACCTGCGGATCCACACGGGGGAGAAGCCGTACGAGTGCGAGGTCTGCGGCGTTCGCTTCCGGCAGCTGGGACACGTGAAGCTCCACATGCAGGTCCACACGGGGGAGCGGCCGcactcctgcagcagctgcggACTCGGCTTCTCGGACTCCAGGCTGCTCAGGAGGCATAAATGCAGCCAGAAGTATGACAAGACGACGGGCAGCGTGCTCAAGGAAGCTTGA
- the LOC108247895 gene encoding gastrula zinc finger protein XlCGF26.1-like, with amino-acid sequence MSDLDTQVAAILDVMVTETVSEMSKILGGSDPSRATPCGAENTPESPGEKVTQLGVFMASLAQEVVEKLCRLFAERSSALQLEAAAETELKLVLDGGSEGVQAEVEVLTEERSGEPSERRRRRASADRGVKPLPINHLWKGQIYQDSLQLVLIKEEGVEGASCDPGRFQDDGGPDYQEEPENPADGDPVCIRSTRLLNTKLCVGAKPGSRVQKDKPLSCRHCRKTFSSTLQLKAHQAVHGASAEKPFLCPQCGRGFSFQRSLDAHLMLHTGERPHVCEVCGKGFTLKQLLRTHQQLHQEVRPFQCEQCGKTFHRAHGLKLHQRVHTGERGYRCPYCSKGFTLAGNLQRHLRIHTGEKPYKCETCGKSFNQGDTLKGHQRIHTGERPFSCDTCGKCFIQKSALKLHQKTSHGERRLTCVACGGVMTCTNSLRQHLQAHAVTIPCTCVCCGHRLCSITELREHQQQHTVDRPHSCGICGKSFKSPSYLKIHLKAHSGEKPFSCEICGHMFTQHSSLKSHQVIHMGTKPFSCSTCGKCFNNTGNLNRHQRIHTGEKPYSCDTCGRRFNQGNSLKAHQQIHTGEKQYMCDKCGKSFSYLRNLKDHKCFYI; translated from the exons ATGTCGGACCTGGACACGCAGGTTGCCGCCATTTTGGACGTCATGGTGACCGAAACTGTGTCGGAAATGTCGAAGATCCTCGGCGGGTCCGATCCAAGTCGAGCGACTCCGTGTGGGGCCGAAAACACACCCGAGTCTCCGGGCGAGAAG GTGACGCAGCTCGGCGTCTTCATGGCATCTCTGGCTCAGGAAGTTGTGGAGAAGCTCTGCCGTCTGTTCGCCGAGCGTTCGTCGGCGCTGCAGCTCGAG GCGGCGGCGGAGACGGAGCTGAAGCTGGTGCTGGACGGGGGGAGCGAAGGGGTCCAGGCGGAGGTGGAGGTCCTGACGGAGGAGAGGAGCGGCGAGCCTTCAGAGAGGAGGAGACGCAGAG CTTCTGCTGATCGTGGCGTGAAGCCGTTGCCTATAAATCACCTGTGGAAAGGCCAAATTTATCAG GACAGCCTGCAGCTCGTGTTAATAAAAGAAGAGGGGGTGGAGGGCGCCTCCTGTGATCCTGGGCGCTTTCAGGACGATGGCGGCCCAGATTACCAG gaggaaccGGAGAACCCAGCTGACGGGGACCCAGTTTGCATCAGATCCACACGGCTCCTGAACACCAAGCTGTGTGTCGGAGCCAAACCGGGGAGTCGCGTTCAGAAGGACAAacctctgagctgcagacacTGCAGGAAGACGTTCAGCTCGACGCTGCAGCTCAAAGCTCACCAGGCCGTCCACGGCGCCAGCGCCGAGAAGCCCTTCCTCTGCCCCCAGTGCGGCCGAGGATTCTCCTTCCAGAGGAGCCTCGACGCTCACCTGATGCTTCACACGG GTGAAAGGCCACACGTCTGTGAGGTCTGTGGGAAAGGTTTCACCCTGAAGCAGCTTTTGAGAACCCACCAGCAGCTCCACCAGGAAGTGCGCCCGTTTCAGTGCGAGCAGTGCGGCAAAACGTTTCACCGAGCGCACGGCCTGAAGCTGCACCAGAGGGTCCACACCGGCGAGCGTGGGTACCGCTGCCCGTACTGCAGCAAAGGCTTCACCCTAGCTGGGAACCTGCAGCGCCACCTGCGCATACACACGGGGGAGAAACCGTATAAATGTGAGACTTGTGGCAAAAGCTTCAACCAGGGGGACACTCTGAAGGGCCATCAGCGGATTCACACGGGCGAGCGGCCCTTCAGCTGCGACACCTGCGGCAAGTGCTTCATCCAGAAGAGCGCCCTGAAGCTGCACCAGAAGACCTCCCACGGCGAGCGGAGGCTGACTTGTGTCGCGTGCGGCGGCGTGATGACGTGTACCAACTCTCTGCGCCAGCACCTGCAGGCGCACGCCGTGACCATTccgtgcacgtgtgtgtgctGCGGCCACCGGCTCTGCTCCATCACGGAGCTGCGcgagcaccagcagcagcacaccGTGGACCGGCCTCACAGCTGCGGCATCTGCGGGAAGAGCTTCAAGTCGCCCAGCTACCTGAAGATCCACCTGAAGGCGCACAGCGGCGAGAAGCCGTTCTCCTGCGAGATCTGCGGTCACATGTTCACGCAGCACAGCAGCCTTAAATCGCACCAG GTGATCCATATGGGAACGAAGCCGTTCAGCTGCAGTACCTGCGGAAAGTGTTTCAACAACACGGGCAACCTGAACCGACACCAGCGCATCCACACCGGAGAGAAGCCGTACAGCTGTGACACGTGTGGCCGCCGCTTCAACCAGGGCAACAGCCTGAAGGCTCACCAGCAGATCCACACGGGCGAGAAACAGTACATGTGTGACAAATGTGGGAAGAGCTTCTCCTACCTGAGGAACCTGAAGGACCACAAGTGTTTCTACATCTGA